AAATTCTCTCCATTTTTTGCGATTTGACCTCAGAGGAATGACTGGATTTATGTCCTGACTCTCGGCTTGCAATATAATTGCGTCACTATCATAAGCTTTATCGGCGAGCAAATGCTCTGCTGAAATATCTTGGATCAAGAAACTTGCTTGAGTGCTGTCATGAGTGGTACCTTGCGTAACAACAATTCGGACTGGCATACCATGCGCATCCACGGCCAAGTGTATTTTTGTGTTAAGCCCCCTTTTGTCCGACTCATGTCTTGATTACCGCCTTTAGCTCCCGATGCATGAGGGTGCACCTTAATATGGCTCCCATCTATCATGAGCCATTCATAGTCAGGATCTTCCACTAAACATTCAAGGAACGCTTCCCAAATTCTAGCATCCCGCCAACGACAGAAGCGACGGTGAGTGTTTTTCCAATCTCCATAATCAGGTGGTAAGTCTCTCCAAGGAGAGCCTGTTCGAAGAATCCAGAAAACAGCGTTAATGAACAGACGGTTATCTTTTGCTACGGCGCCCCACCCCCCTTTTCGACACTGTTCCATTGAGAGTTCCTTTTTGAGACAATACGATTGCGGCTAAAGTATCGATACTATCTCGGAGTTCTAATAAGCTCTGACTTGGATTCTTCGAACTATCAATCTTTATAAAAATTATTTCAATATTTCTTAATTGAGTTAGTGTGATCCATTTTATCGCCATTTTTTTGTAATTAATATATTAATTACAAAATAAATATTAACTAAAAAAATAAGTTGTTTGTTTTCAGTATGTTTCTCGACTCCAAATGAGGCGATTACTGAAGACTCCGGTGACCCAGATAATAGCTCCCCCCCAAAGAGCCCCCCAGATAGTGGTGATATGGACTCCATAGGAGATCTCACTCGCCAGCCAGAAGGTGAAGGCATTGATAATGAGTAGGAAGAGTCCTAAGGTGAAAATGGTGATAGGAAGGGTTAACAGAGTTAGAATAGGCCGAACACTAGAATTGATTACGGCGAGAATGATGCCAAAAAAGACAGCATCTAGATCATTTTTGACATGGAGGCCAGGCAAGAGGTGGGCACAAAGAAGAACCACTATTGTTGTGACAATGACTCGAATGATGAAGAGTATCACTTGTGCTTCTCCAACGCAATATTAATCAGGCTTCCTGCAAGGATTGAGTCACGCTCTCTTTGCGTGAGATTATGAGCAACCTTGTAATTCTCATTTTTTGTTTTATTGAAGACTTCAAATTCATTGTCTTTTTCAATATGCTTCCGAACATCCTTGATTTCGATCACATCTTCTTGAGAGATTTTATTATGATCTGAAGGATTCATAAAAACCAATGGAAGGATTCCAAAGTTGCAGAGGTTCTTTC
The window above is part of the Candidatus Neptunochlamydia sp. REUL1 genome. Proteins encoded here:
- a CDS encoding phage holin family protein, translating into MILFIIRVIVTTIVVLLCAHLLPGLHVKNDLDAVFFGIILAVINSSVRPILTLLTLPITIFTLGLFLLIINAFTFWLASEISYGVHITTIWGALWGGAIIWVTGVFSNRLIWSRETY